From Entelurus aequoreus isolate RoL-2023_Sb linkage group LG22, RoL_Eaeq_v1.1, whole genome shotgun sequence, one genomic window encodes:
- the LOC133639698 gene encoding zinc finger protein 271-like isoform X1 yields the protein MDAIFKKHQVRRPAAPHIKEEEEDPQPTHIKEEEEEECVVGQEEDDVSKFPLTVVSVKTEEHEDKAPESSQLHHSPNVQQPPHIKEEEEDPQPPHMKEEEEGGCPVGQEEDDVSKFPLTVVSVKTEEHEDKAPESSQLHHSPNVCKEQLLPEKQESSFRMLEDPPKRKTRHHGPSGVFFSSLTQTLPCKKEEEDSLTPHIKEEEEEHSISQEGDHSEGLVDIPVTGVPVKSEDDEVKGEREEKREAEPPSSSSTQHMTTEGDGDHCGGSQADKMLAPLSDSEDTTSHSPDTDDEHSKDDKTCHTDNTHLTCSHCHKTFKYHSDLKTNTRRHTGEKTFICSICSKGFVESHKLKVHRKTHTGEKPFSCSICGKGFTQSQNLKKHTRTHTGETPFSCSICGKGFTQSQYLKIHMRAHTGEKPFSCSNCGKGFTQSQYLKVHMRRHTGEKPFFCSTCGKGFTHSQYLKVHKRAHAGEKPFSCSTCGKGFTQSQGLKRHMRTHTGEKPFSCSTCGKGFTQSQDVKVHMRTHTGEQPFSCSTCGKGFTQSQVLKLHMRTHTGEKPFSCSICGKGFTRSQYLKVHMKTHTGEKPFTCSICGKSFTRSQHLKVHMKTHTGEKPFTCSICGKSFTQSQNLKVHMRAHTGETPFSCSICGKGFTQSQDLKVHMRTHTGEKPFSCSNCGKGFTRSHCLKVHMRRHTGEKPFSCSICGKGFTLRQSLKTHMRTHAGKTTFSCSTCGKGYTQSNNLKVHMRTHTGENPFSCSTCGKGFKQSQDLKVHMRTHTGEKPFSCSTCGKGFTQSQHLKVHMRTHTGVKPFSCSTCGKGFTQSQHMKAHVRTHTGVKPFSCSTCGKGFTQRQHMKAHMRAHTGEKVLSCSVCGERFSYKYQCKKHKCAGENSSSK from the exons acgtccagcagcccccccacattaaagaggaagaggaggatccacagcccccccacatgaaagaggaagaggagggagggtgtcctgtagggcaggaggaggatgatgtcagcaagtttccactgactgttgtctctgtgaagactgaagagcatgaagacaaagcacctgagtcctcacagcttcatcacagtccaa atgtCTGTAAAGAACAACTTCTGCCTGAAAAACAGGAGAGTAGCTTCAGGATGTTGGAGGATCCACCAAAGAGGAAGACCAGGCACCACGGACCCTCTGGTgtattcttttcctctttgacacagacccttccctgtaaaaaagaagaggaagactcactgaccccccacattaaagaggaagaggaagaacacagcatcagtcaggagggagatcaTAGTGAAGGACTGGTGGATATTCCAGTGACTGGTGtgcctgtgaagagtgaagatgatgaggtcaaaggtgagcgtgaggagaagagagaggcggagcctccaagcagcagctcaacacaacacatgacaacagaaggtgatggagaccactgtggaggatcacaagcagacaagatgttagctccactatcagatagtgaggacacaacgtcacactctcctgacactgatgatgaacactctaaagatgataagacatgtcacactgacaacacacacctcacatgttctcactgtcacaaaacttttaaataccatagTGATCTGAAAACAAACACAagaagacacactggagaaaaaacttttatctgttcaatctgtagtaaaggttttgtagaaagtcaCAAATTGAAAGTACACAGgaaaacacacactggtgaaaaacctttttcttgttcaatctgcggtaaaggttttacacagagtcaaaatttgaaaaaacacacgagaacacacactggtgaaacacctttttcttgttcaatctgtggtaaaggttttacacaaagtcaatatttgaaaatacacatgagagcacacactggtgaaaaacccttttcctgttcaaactgtggtaaaggttttacacaaagtcaatatttgaaagtacacatgagaagacacactggagaaaaaccttttttctgttcaacctgtggtaaaggttttacacatagTCAATATTTGAAAGTGCACAAGAGAGCGCAtgctggtgaaaaacctttttcctgttcaacctgtggtaaaggttttacacaaagtcaaggtttgaaaagacacatgagaacacacactggtgaaaaacccttttcctgttcaacctgtggtaaaggttttacacaaagtcaagatgtgaaagtacacatgagaacacacactggtgaacaacctttttcctgttcaacctgtggtaaaggttttacacaaagtcaagttttgaaattacacatgagaacacacactggtgaaaaacctttttcctgttcaatctgtggtaaaggttttacacgaagtcaatatttgaaagtacacatgaaaacacacactggtgaaaaaccttttacttgttcaatctgtggtaaaagttttacacgaagtcaacatttgaaagtacacatgaaaacacacactggtgaaaaaccttttacttgttcaatctgtggtaaaagttttacacaaagtcaaaatttgaaagtacacatgagagcacacactggtgaaacacctttttcttgttcaatctgtggtaaaggttttacacaaagtcaagatttgaaagtacacatgagaacacacactggtgaaaaacccttttcctgttcaaactgtggtaaaggttttacacgaaGTCActgtttgaaagtacacatgagaagacacactggagaaaaacctttttcctgttcaatctgtggtaaaggttttacacttaGGCAAtctttgaaaacacacatgagaacacacgctggtAAAACaactttttcctgttcaacctgtggtaaaggttatACACAAAGtaacaatttgaaagtacacatgagaacacacactggtgaaaaccctttttcctgttcaacctgtggtaaaggttttaaacAAAGTCaagatttgaaagtacacatgagaacacacactggtgaaaaacctttttcctgttcaacctgtggtaaaggttttacacaaagtcaacatttgaaagtacacatgagaacacacactggtgtaaAACCattttcctgttcaacctgtggtaaaggttttacacaaagtcaacatatgaaagcacacgtgagaacacacactggtgtaaaacctttttcctgttcaacctgtggtaaaggttttacacaaagacaacatatgaaagcacacatgagagcacacacaggagagaaagtgttgagttgcagtgtgtgtggtgaaagattctcttataagtaccagtgtaagaaacacaagtgtgctggtgagaacagcagcagcaaatga